From a single Sparus aurata chromosome 13, fSpaAur1.1, whole genome shotgun sequence genomic region:
- the LOC115593579 gene encoding LRRN4 C-terminal-like protein isoform X1 — protein sequence MSDSAMAASRGLPVPLVIVCLVLIRGYSPLPTTSGVAAMDPTRPPGPRGYTTDDSLLSVEDYDPDRIETTDAPIRSNTLPPLWGKRCNYDPCLESQVSCSVLKAKTGCLCPGFTTQREAPEEPNLKSVSWNGSEVVVHWCEPYSYVTVYIVRVAGKERQRFGKDRRAGGLGDIEEVSEVCVAAVNDVAESKESCMMYRPRDRSLPLKAGLIGGALGLLLLLLLAVLLWRHKRQRKQQASISMRETAETQ from the exons ATGTCAG ATAGCGCGATGGCTGCCAGCAGAGGCCTTCCTGTTCCCCTGGTGATCGTCTGCCTGGTTCTCATCAGAGGTTACTCTCCCCTGCCTACGACATCGGGAGTCGCGGCGATGGACCCCACGAGACCTCCCGGGCCACGAGGGTATACGACTGATGACTCTTTGCTTTCCGTGGAGGATTACGACCCAGATAGGATTGAAACAACTGACGCCCCCATTCGCTCCAATACGCTGCCTCCACTCTGGGGGAAGCGATGCAACTACGATCCCTGCCTGGAGTCTCAGGTCTCCTGTTCCGTGCTAAAAGCCAAAACCGGCTGCTTGTGTCCGGGGTTCACTACACAACgagaggctccagaggaacCCAACCTAAAATCAGTGTCCTGGAACGGGTCAGAGGTCGTGGTTCACTGGTGTGAACCTTATTCATACGTCACAGTTTACATTGTGAGAGTTGCGGggaaagagaggcagaggtTCGGGAAGGACAGAAGGGCCGGCGGGTTGGGCGACATAGAGGAAGTCTCAGAGGTTTGTGTGGCGGCAGTGAATGATGTCGCAGAGAGCAAAGAGTCCTGTATGATGTACCGGCCCAGGGACCGGAGCCTCCCTCTGAAGGCAGGACTCATCGGAGGAGCTCTgggcctcctgctgctcctcttgctGGCCGTCCTGCTCTGGAGGCACAAGAGGCAAAGGAAACAGCAGGCCAGCATCTCTATGCGcgagacagcagagacacagtga
- the LOC115593579 gene encoding LRRN4 C-terminal-like protein isoform X2, giving the protein MAASRGLPVPLVIVCLVLIRGYSPLPTTSGVAAMDPTRPPGPRGYTTDDSLLSVEDYDPDRIETTDAPIRSNTLPPLWGKRCNYDPCLESQVSCSVLKAKTGCLCPGFTTQREAPEEPNLKSVSWNGSEVVVHWCEPYSYVTVYIVRVAGKERQRFGKDRRAGGLGDIEEVSEVCVAAVNDVAESKESCMMYRPRDRSLPLKAGLIGGALGLLLLLLLAVLLWRHKRQRKQQASISMRETAETQ; this is encoded by the coding sequence ATGGCTGCCAGCAGAGGCCTTCCTGTTCCCCTGGTGATCGTCTGCCTGGTTCTCATCAGAGGTTACTCTCCCCTGCCTACGACATCGGGAGTCGCGGCGATGGACCCCACGAGACCTCCCGGGCCACGAGGGTATACGACTGATGACTCTTTGCTTTCCGTGGAGGATTACGACCCAGATAGGATTGAAACAACTGACGCCCCCATTCGCTCCAATACGCTGCCTCCACTCTGGGGGAAGCGATGCAACTACGATCCCTGCCTGGAGTCTCAGGTCTCCTGTTCCGTGCTAAAAGCCAAAACCGGCTGCTTGTGTCCGGGGTTCACTACACAACgagaggctccagaggaacCCAACCTAAAATCAGTGTCCTGGAACGGGTCAGAGGTCGTGGTTCACTGGTGTGAACCTTATTCATACGTCACAGTTTACATTGTGAGAGTTGCGGggaaagagaggcagaggtTCGGGAAGGACAGAAGGGCCGGCGGGTTGGGCGACATAGAGGAAGTCTCAGAGGTTTGTGTGGCGGCAGTGAATGATGTCGCAGAGAGCAAAGAGTCCTGTATGATGTACCGGCCCAGGGACCGGAGCCTCCCTCTGAAGGCAGGACTCATCGGAGGAGCTCTgggcctcctgctgctcctcttgctGGCCGTCCTGCTCTGGAGGCACAAGAGGCAAAGGAAACAGCAGGCCAGCATCTCTATGCGcgagacagcagagacacagtga